The Variovorax sp. PMC12 genome segment GCGGTCGAGGCGCTGAAGGCAGGCGCCTTCGACTACCTCACGAAGCCCGTCGATCTCAAGCAGTTCCGCGCCGTGGTCGCTTCCGCCGTGCAGGCGCGCAATGCCGCGCAGCAGCCGGCCAGGTCGGCGCCTGCCGCGGCGGCGGGCAACAACAACGATGCGCCGGTGGCCATGTCGGACAGCGGCGCCGCCGCGCTCGAGCGCCTCGTCGGCGATTCGGAGCCCATGCGCCTCGTCAAGTCGCGCATCGCAAAGGTGGCGCGCGGCATGGCGCCGGTGCTGGTGCGCGGCGAGTCCGGCACCGGCAAGGAACTGGTGGCGCGCGCGGTGCACGCCTGCAGCCAGCGCAGCGACGGCCCGTTCGTGGCCGTCAACTGCGGCGCGATTCCCGAGAACCTGCTCGAGGCCGAATTCTTCGGCGCCCGCAAGGGCTCCTACACCGGCTCGGCGCAAGACCGCGACGGCTACTTCCAGGCAGCGCGAGGCGGCACGCTGTTCCTCGACGAAATCGGCGACCTGCCGCTGGCCATGCAGTCGAAGCTGCTGCGCGCGATCCAGGAGCGCAGCGTGCGTTCGATCGGCTCCACGCAGGAAGACGCGGTCGACGTGCGCATCGTCAGCGCCACCCACAAGGACCTTCATTCAGAGGTGCAGGCCGGCCGCTTCCGGCAAGACCTGTTCTACCGGCTCAACGTGATCGAGATCGCGGTGCCCGCGCTGCGTGACCGCCGCGAAGACCTGCCCGCGCTGTGCGCCGCACTGCTGTCGCGCATTGCGCACGAGGCCGGAATGCCGGTGCCGCACCTGTCGGACGACCTGCTGCGCCGGCTCGGCATGCACCCGCTCGACGGCAACGTGCGCGAACTCGAGAACCTGCTGCACCGCGCGGTCGCGCTGAACGACGGCGACGAGCTGCACCTCGACCTGATGGGCGGCTTCACCGCCTCCGCCGAAGCCGCCGCGTCC includes the following:
- a CDS encoding sigma-54-dependent transcriptional regulator, whose protein sequence is MSIPTPSTQRPAQILVIDDEPDLRTLYELTLLREGYRVEAAGSVSEAWQHLEAGRFDAVITDMRLPDGQGMEIIHRIQKEQRSERCVVMTAYGSAENAVEALKAGAFDYLTKPVDLKQFRAVVASAVQARNAAQQPARSAPAAAAGNNNDAPVAMSDSGAAALERLVGDSEPMRLVKSRIAKVARGMAPVLVRGESGTGKELVARAVHACSQRSDGPFVAVNCGAIPENLLEAEFFGARKGSYTGSAQDRDGYFQAARGGTLFLDEIGDLPLAMQSKLLRAIQERSVRSIGSTQEDAVDVRIVSATHKDLHSEVQAGRFRQDLFYRLNVIEIAVPALRDRREDLPALCAALLSRIAHEAGMPVPHLSDDLLRRLGMHPLDGNVRELENLLHRAVALNDGDELHLDLMGGFTASAEAAASAPAPLMPEITTPAMLMPAPAPVAPPKPAPPPLPSDLQAYLDQQEREILVRALHDSGFNRTAAAARLGMSLRQIRYRIARLGITTPNGDDGASSHADD